The nucleotide sequence CGATCCTGCTAATGCAGTATCAGATGCTTACGACATGGTACTGAACGGTTGTGAATTAGGTGGCGGTTCAGTGCGTATCCATCATCAAGACATGCAAAGCACGGTATTCCGTATTTTGGGCATTGAAGATGAAGAAGCGACTGAAAAGTTTGGTTTCTTATTAGAAGCCTTACGTTACGGTACGCCGCCGCATGCTGGTTTAGCGTTCGGTTTAGACCGTTTAATCATGTTGATGACTGGTGCTCAGTCAATCCGTGATGTGATGGCTTTCCCTAAGACTACCACTGCTGCGTGTCCGCTGACTAATGCTCCTGGTTATGCCAATCCACAACAGTTGGTTGATTTAGGTATTGGTGTGCTGCCAAAGGCCGATGCGAAAGACGCATAACTAACCCAACACCGAGGCTGATGCCTCGGTTTGTTTTTATAGGGTCTGAGGAGAACACTATGGCCGGACATAGCAAGTGGGATAACATTAAGCATCGCAAAGCGGCGCAAGATGCTAAGCGCGGTAAACTCTTTACTAAATTTATTCGAGAACTGACCGTCTCTGCCCGCGAAGGTGGTTCAGATCCCGATGCCAATCCAAGATTACGCGCCGCCATAGATAAAGCCTTATCTAATAACATGACGCGCGATACCGTTGAGCGCGCCGTTAAACGTGGCGCTGGTGAAACCGATGGCGCCGCCTTAGAAACCATAGTTTATGAAGGTTATGGCCCAGGTGGCACAGCCGTGATGGTTGAATGCATGACAGATAATCGCAATCGCACTGTCTCTGCCGTTAGAAATGCATTTTCTAAATCCGGTGGTAACTTAGGTACCGATGGCAGTGTTGCCTACCTCTTTACTAAGCTTGGCGTGATTTCATTTGCTGCCAGTGTTGATGAAGACGCTCTGATGGACGCGGCGCTTGACGCTGGCGCTGATGATGTTGTGACTCATGACGATGGCTCGGTGGATGTCTTTACCCAGCCAGAAAATTTTGGCGCGGTAAAAGATAGTTTAGATGCTGCAAACTTTGACGCCATCAATGCCGAAGTTACTATGGTGCCAGCAACTAAAGCTCTGCTTGATGCCGATAGCGCGCCGACATTTTTGCGATTGATAGATATCCTTGAAGATAATGATGATGTGCAAGAGGTGTATCACAACGCTGATATCAGCGATGACGTCATGGACACGCTAGTTTAAGGGAGCTTATGGCCATCATATTGGGTGTTGATCCAGGTTCAAGGATCACAGGTTATGGCGTTATCAAGTGCGTCGGTCGGCAACAAATCTATTTGGGCAGCGGTTGTATCCGCACTTCATCCGATCAATTACCTTTGCGCCTAAAGCAAATTTTTGATGGTCTTACCCAAATCATTAGTCAGTTTCAGCCCGATGAATTTGCCATTGAAAAAGTCTTTATGGCAAAAAATGCCGATTCCGCGTTAAAACTAGGGCAGGCGCGTGGCGCCGCCATAGTCGCGGCCATGAATGGTGATTTACCGGTTGCTGAATATACCGCCACTCAGATAAAAAACTCGGTAGTCGGGACGGGCCGCGCCGAAAAAGCACAAGTGCAGCATATGGTGACGGCCTTATTAAAATTACCAGCGGCGCCGCAAGCCGACGCCGCAGATGCATTGGCAGTAGCCATGTGTCATTATCACACCAATCAAAGCTTGGTGGCCTTGGGCGGCCGAGCGAGTTCACGCAGCTATGGAAGATATAAATGATAGGTCGACTGCAAGGAGTCTTGTTAGAAAAACAAGCACCAGATGTATTAATTGACGTGAACGGCGTAGGTTACGAAGTTCAAATGCCGCTTAGCTGTTTTTATGAGTTACCTGAGCTGCAACAATCTGTGGCCATTTATACCCACTTTGTCGTGCGCGAAGATGCGCAGTTGCTTTATGGCTTTATTAATAAGCAAGAGCGCGCCTTATTTCGTTTGTTGATTAAAACCAACGGTGTTGGCCCGAAATTAGCGTTAACCATTTTATCTGGTATGACGGCCAGTGAATTTGTGCAAAGTGTTGAGCGCGATGATGTTGCCACCTTAGTGAAGTTACCTGGGGTTGGTAAGAAAACTGCCGAGCGTTTACTGGTTGAAATGCGCGACAAGCTTAAATCGTTAATGGCTGCATCCACGGGCAACGAAAAAGAGTTTGTGTTGCAGTCTAACTTTAAGCCTGTACCGCAAGCTAACAGCGCTGAAGAAGATGCCATTGCCGCGTTATTGTCACTTGGCTATAAGCCAGCGCAGGCAAGCCGAGTGGTGAGTCAAGTCATGACGGTTGACATGGACAGTGAAACCCTGATTAAAGCCGCCCTTAAGGCCATGTTATAAGGTTTGATATGATAGAAGCCGATCGCCTCATTTATCCTGCAGCGCAAGGACAACAAGAGGAAGTAATTGACCGCGCTATGCGGCCTAAACTATTGAGTGAATACACAGGCCA is from Shewanella sp. SNU WT4 and encodes:
- the ruvA gene encoding Holliday junction branch migration protein RuvA: MIGRLQGVLLEKQAPDVLIDVNGVGYEVQMPLSCFYELPELQQSVAIYTHFVVREDAQLLYGFINKQERALFRLLIKTNGVGPKLALTILSGMTASEFVQSVERDDVATLVKLPGVGKKTAERLLVEMRDKLKSLMAASTGNEKEFVLQSNFKPVPQANSAEEDAIAALLSLGYKPAQASRVVSQVMTVDMDSETLIKAALKAML
- a CDS encoding YebC/PmpR family DNA-binding transcriptional regulator, whose translation is MAGHSKWDNIKHRKAAQDAKRGKLFTKFIRELTVSAREGGSDPDANPRLRAAIDKALSNNMTRDTVERAVKRGAGETDGAALETIVYEGYGPGGTAVMVECMTDNRNRTVSAVRNAFSKSGGNLGTDGSVAYLFTKLGVISFAASVDEDALMDAALDAGADDVVTHDDGSVDVFTQPENFGAVKDSLDAANFDAINAEVTMVPATKALLDADSAPTFLRLIDILEDNDDVQEVYHNADISDDVMDTLV
- the ruvC gene encoding crossover junction endodeoxyribonuclease RuvC, giving the protein MAIILGVDPGSRITGYGVIKCVGRQQIYLGSGCIRTSSDQLPLRLKQIFDGLTQIISQFQPDEFAIEKVFMAKNADSALKLGQARGAAIVAAMNGDLPVAEYTATQIKNSVVGTGRAEKAQVQHMVTALLKLPAAPQADAADALAVAMCHYHTNQSLVALGGRASSRSYGRYK